Proteins encoded together in one Anaerotignum faecicola window:
- a CDS encoding TrpB-like pyridoxal phosphate-dependent enzyme, whose product MKNEKIPYKIYLNESEMPKAWYNLRADMKQKPAPLLNPGTHQPMKAEELAGVFCEELIAQELDNDTAYFEIPEEIRSFYKMYRPSPLVRSYRLEEKLGTPAKIYYKFEGNNTSGSHKLNSAIAQAYYAKKQGLKGVTTETGAGQWGTALSMACSYFDLDCKVYMVKCSYEQKPFRREVMRTYGASVTPSPSMETEVGRKILAEHPGTTGSLGCAISEAVEKAVTSDGYRYVLGSVLNQVLLHQSVIGLETKAAFDKFNIKPDIIIGCAGGGSNLGGLIAPFMGEKLRGETDYRIIAVEPASCPSFTRGIYAYDFCDTGMVCPLAKMYTLGSDFIPSANHAGGLRYHGMSSTLSELYHQGFMEATSVKQTEVFEAAEYFARVEGILPAPESSHAIRVAIDEALKCKNNWEEKTIVFGLTGTGYFDMVAYEKFHDGDMDDYILSDEELAVYRSKLPIVTVKS is encoded by the coding sequence ATGAAAAACGAAAAAATCCCCTACAAAATCTATCTGAATGAATCTGAGATGCCAAAAGCATGGTACAATCTGCGTGCTGATATGAAACAGAAACCGGCGCCATTATTAAATCCCGGCACACACCAACCGATGAAAGCTGAAGAACTGGCAGGTGTATTCTGTGAGGAACTGATTGCACAGGAACTTGACAATGATACTGCTTACTTTGAAATTCCGGAAGAAATTCGATCGTTCTATAAAATGTATCGTCCATCTCCTCTTGTACGTTCTTACCGTCTGGAGGAAAAGCTGGGAACTCCTGCAAAAATCTATTACAAATTTGAAGGAAATAACACCAGTGGCAGCCATAAACTAAACTCAGCCATTGCACAAGCCTATTACGCTAAAAAGCAGGGACTTAAAGGAGTGACTACAGAAACCGGAGCCGGTCAATGGGGTACTGCCCTTTCCATGGCTTGTTCCTACTTTGATCTTGACTGTAAAGTATATATGGTAAAATGCTCTTATGAACAAAAACCTTTTCGACGTGAAGTCATGCGCACATACGGTGCATCAGTGACACCGTCTCCTTCTATGGAAACAGAAGTTGGAAGAAAGATTCTTGCAGAACATCCAGGAACTACCGGAAGCCTCGGCTGTGCCATCTCCGAAGCTGTAGAAAAAGCTGTAACAAGCGATGGTTATCGGTATGTGTTAGGCAGCGTTCTTAATCAGGTACTTCTGCATCAATCTGTGATTGGTTTGGAAACCAAAGCTGCATTCGATAAATTCAATATTAAGCCGGATATTATTATTGGATGTGCTGGCGGCGGGTCTAATCTTGGTGGTCTGATCGCACCATTTATGGGAGAAAAACTTCGTGGAGAAACAGATTACCGTATCATAGCTGTCGAACCGGCATCTTGTCCTAGTTTTACCAGAGGTATATATGCCTACGACTTTTGTGACACAGGAATGGTATGCCCACTTGCAAAGATGTATACTCTTGGCAGTGACTTTATCCCTTCTGCGAACCACGCAGGTGGTCTTCGCTATCATGGCATGAGTTCAACTCTATCGGAGCTTTACCATCAGGGATTTATGGAAGCAACCAGCGTAAAACAGACTGAAGTCTTTGAAGCAGCCGAGTACTTTGCTCGAGTAGAAGGAATCTTGCCTGCACCGGAAAGTTCCCATGCGATACGTGTTGCTATTGATGAAGCATTGAAATGCAAAAATAACTGGGAAGAAAAAACAATTGTATTTGGTCTTACAGGCACCGGATATTTTGATATGGTTGCATATGAAAAATTCCACGATGGCGATATGGATGATTACATTCTATCTGATGAAGAACTGGCTGTTTATCGTAGCAAACTTCCCATAGTGACAGTAAAATCCTGA
- a CDS encoding XRE family transcriptional regulator — protein sequence MSMLESSFNGARLRAARQYNGMTISEVAQALHITNQSVSQFENNKVEPKNENVFLLSNLLGFPREYFYESDNLEITIGNTYFRSLASTSKKERNAQVEKVHLLVKIYEGIQTYIRFPKFDLEQQDSMNPEELAEYVRDRWGLENRPIYNLIDIMEKHGIIISSAFEKNSSIDAYSHVEILGNQMVPIVVLGYEKNIFRQQFNAAHELGHILTDGMYELEELSKAEYRDMEKFMNQFAGALLMPRDLLLNDLMGRWKLDLSYYIELKKKYRVSAQALIVRANQIRAITANQYQYLMKQISQNNYRKSEPLDDAYQLIFPRYLEHAMNLIRKEKKFQVMNL from the coding sequence ATGTCTATGTTAGAATCTTCATTCAATGGAGCAAGATTAAGGGCAGCACGTCAATACAATGGAATGACAATAAGTGAGGTAGCACAGGCTTTACATATTACAAATCAATCAGTTTCACAGTTTGAAAATAATAAGGTAGAGCCAAAGAACGAAAATGTATTTTTACTGAGTAATTTACTAGGATTTCCAAGAGAATATTTTTATGAAAGTGACAATCTTGAAATAACAATTGGAAACACATATTTTCGCTCATTGGCGTCAACTAGTAAGAAAGAGAGAAATGCACAAGTAGAAAAGGTACATCTTCTTGTTAAAATTTATGAAGGAATACAGACCTATATCCGATTTCCTAAATTTGATTTAGAACAACAGGATAGTATGAATCCGGAAGAACTTGCAGAATATGTTAGAGATAGATGGGGATTAGAAAATAGACCCATTTACAATTTGATTGATATAATGGAGAAGCATGGGATCATCATTAGTAGTGCATTTGAAAAAAACTCGAGTATTGATGCTTATAGCCACGTTGAAATCTTGGGAAATCAGATGGTTCCTATAGTTGTTTTGGGATATGAAAAAAATATTTTTCGTCAGCAATTTAATGCTGCACATGAATTAGGGCATATATTAACAGATGGTATGTATGAATTGGAAGAATTGTCCAAAGCAGAGTATAGGGACATGGAAAAATTTATGAACCAATTTGCAGGTGCGTTGCTTATGCCTAGGGATTTACTATTGAATGATTTGATGGGAAGATGGAAATTAGATCTGAGTTATTACATTGAATTAAAAAAGAAATATAGAGTTTCAGCACAAGCTTTAATTGTTCGTGCAAATCAGATTAGGGCAATTACAGCAAATCAGTATCAGTATTTAATGAAACAGATATCTCAAAATAATTATCGAAAAAGCGAACCGCTTGATGATGCTTATCAATTGATTTTTCCGAGATATTTGGAGCATGCGATGAACCTGATACGAAAAGAAAAAAAATTTCAGGTAATGAATTTATGA
- the sigH gene encoding RNA polymerase sporulation sigma factor SigH produces the protein MAQTDFHNLKDEEIISYIKNGDLDAQEYIMNKYKTLVKSKARAYFLVGADREDIIQEGMIGLYKAVRDYQPDKNTAFRSFAELCINRQMITAIKTAGRQKHIPLNSSVSLNRPVFDEQEEQTYMDILENAEVTSPEILFIGQEDKSFIMEHIKEVLSSFENKVLSMYLQGRTYSEIAFLMGKPEKSIDNALQRVKKKIEKFIDKRKLDG, from the coding sequence TTGGCACAAACGGACTTTCATAATTTAAAAGATGAAGAAATTATTTCGTATATAAAAAATGGCGATTTGGATGCCCAGGAATATATAATGAATAAATATAAGACTCTTGTTAAAAGCAAGGCGAGAGCATATTTTCTTGTTGGAGCCGACAGGGAAGATATTATTCAGGAAGGGATGATCGGCCTTTATAAAGCGGTAAGGGATTATCAGCCCGATAAAAACACTGCGTTCAGAAGCTTTGCTGAGCTTTGCATTAACAGGCAGATGATAACGGCAATAAAAACTGCCGGAAGACAGAAACATATACCGCTTAATTCTTCTGTTTCCCTAAACAGACCGGTTTTCGATGAGCAGGAGGAACAGACATATATGGATATACTTGAAAATGCTGAGGTTACAAGCCCCGAAATTCTTTTTATAGGGCAGGAAGATAAATCTTTTATAATGGAACATATAAAAGAGGTTTTGAGCAGTTTTGAAAATAAAGTGCTGTCTATGTATCTTCAGGGCAGAACATACAGCGAAATTGCTTTTTTAATGGGAAAGCCTGAAAAATCAATAGATAACGCCTTGCAAAGAGTTAAAAAGAAAATAGAAAAATTTATTGATAAAAGAAAACTTGACGGCTGA
- a CDS encoding LysM peptidoglycan-binding domain-containing protein, which yields MYKVYLGDLLLPVTPSKIDLKYGNKNKTATLINSEEINVLNSMGLTEISFEAMLPNFEYPFAEYEDGFKDAGVMLEKIRNLKASKKPLIFKVIRRLHEEGRVLFYTDDFKAAVEDLSYTEDAKNGFDVTVKIKLKQYVDYAPVKFTDNGDGTADVEKEREISEEKKEEIPSEENPQSYTVQKGDSLWAICKRIYGDGGKWREIAELNGLSNPRLIYPGQVIKLA from the coding sequence ATGTACAAAGTATATCTGGGGGATCTGCTCCTTCCCGTAACGCCGTCGAAAATAGACCTTAAATACGGAAACAAAAACAAGACGGCGACGCTTATTAATTCGGAGGAAATAAACGTTTTAAATTCCATGGGGCTTACGGAAATATCCTTTGAAGCTATGCTTCCGAACTTTGAATACCCGTTTGCCGAATACGAGGACGGGTTTAAAGACGCGGGCGTAATGCTTGAGAAGATAAGGAATTTAAAGGCGTCGAAAAAACCGCTGATATTTAAAGTTATACGCCGCCTCCATGAAGAAGGCAGGGTATTGTTCTATACTGACGACTTTAAAGCGGCCGTTGAGGATCTGTCGTATACCGAGGACGCAAAAAACGGTTTTGACGTTACCGTCAAGATAAAGCTGAAACAGTATGTCGATTACGCCCCGGTTAAATTTACCGACAACGGCGACGGTACGGCGGACGTGGAAAAGGAAAGGGAGATAAGCGAAGAGAAAAAAGAAGAGATACCGTCGGAGGAAAACCCTCAAAGCTACACGGTACAGAAAGGCGACAGCCTTTGGGCTATATGCAAAAGGATTTACGGCGACGGCGGGAAATGGCGCGAGATTGCGGAGCTCAACGGTTTAAGCAACCCGCGGCTTATATATCCGGGGCAGGTGATAAAGCTTGCTTGA
- a CDS encoding ribonuclease III — protein sequence MEKLSDIKNIYGCKDPKELSPLVLAYIGDAVFEIFVRSKVLFEFGNAPVNKMHKRSREMVKAKGQSDMYFSIQNLLTDEEEAVFRRGRNAKSHTVPKNADLMDYRCATGLEAVFGYLYLKGDIKRLEELFTAGTDIKEK from the coding sequence ATGGAAAAATTATCTGATATTAAAAATATATACGGCTGCAAAGATCCAAAGGAGCTCTCTCCTTTGGTGCTTGCATATATAGGCGACGCTGTTTTTGAAATATTTGTACGTTCAAAAGTCCTTTTTGAGTTCGGAAATGCTCCGGTAAATAAAATGCATAAAAGGAGCAGGGAAATGGTAAAGGCAAAAGGCCAGTCAGATATGTATTTCAGTATACAAAATTTACTGACAGACGAAGAGGAAGCGGTTTTCAGGCGTGGACGAAATGCAAAAAGTCATACTGTGCCTAAAAATGCGGATTTAATGGATTACAGATGCGCGACAGGCCTTGAAGCCGTTTTTGGATATTTATACTTAAAAGGCGATATAAAGAGGCTTGAAGAGCTTTTTACGGCCGGAACTGATATAAAGGAGAAGTAG
- a CDS encoding DUF2577 domain-containing protein: MSDIISIIKKAAVEAVESSKPFCAVTGTVVSATPLSIEISPYIVLNSEQLILTDAVRDYSTEISFDDSSVKNSGILTPYYGVGIRCIE; this comes from the coding sequence TTGTCTGACATTATAAGCATTATAAAAAAAGCCGCCGTCGAAGCGGTGGAATCGTCAAAGCCCTTCTGTGCCGTAACGGGTACGGTTGTTTCCGCAACCCCGTTAAGCATAGAAATAAGCCCGTATATAGTATTAAATTCGGAACAGCTTATATTAACCGACGCGGTAAGGGATTACAGCACGGAAATATCATTTGACGACAGTTCGGTAAAGAATAGCGGAATATTAACCCCATATTATGGGGTGGGTATAAGGTGTATAGAGTAA
- a CDS encoding phage tail protein codes for VKAGELVFHKVGDEIRVLEDVNSFVSVTVDKNEDFTSNQVIRVLDQIGNDIAVLFNTKYLGKVQNNNAGRLAFWNDIVTYNKELERLEAIEGFISDDLTVEQGNDKKSVVVVCPVSPVCAMTKLYMTVIVQ; via the coding sequence CGGTTAAAGCGGGAGAGCTTGTATTCCACAAAGTAGGGGATGAAATAAGGGTTTTAGAGGACGTGAACAGCTTTGTATCCGTAACCGTGGACAAAAACGAGGATTTTACAAGCAATCAGGTTATAAGGGTTCTTGACCAGATAGGAAACGACATAGCCGTGCTTTTCAATACAAAGTATCTCGGAAAGGTGCAGAACAACAACGCGGGAAGGCTTGCGTTCTGGAACGACATAGTTACTTACAACAAGGAGCTTGAAAGGCTTGAAGCTATTGAAGGGTTTATAAGCGACGATTTGACGGTTGAACAGGGAAACGATAAGAAAAGCGTCGTTGTGGTATGCCCCGTTTCGCCGGTGTGCGCTATGACGAAACTTTATATGACCGTTATCGTACAGTAA
- the cysS gene encoding cysteine--tRNA ligase, whose product MKVYNTLTRKKEEFIPIEKGKVKMYVCGPTVYDYIHIGNARPYVTFDTVRRYLEYKGFEVTYIQNFTDVDDKIIKKANDENTTMEVISNRYIEECFKDADGLNVKRASHHPRVTEEMDHIIEMIAELIEKGHAYEVDGTVYYDTKSFPEYGKLSRKNLDELIAGASERVEIDSAKKNPTDFVLWKPFKPGEPKWQSPWGEGRPGWHIECSVMAKRYLGPTIDIHAGGEDLIFPHHENEIAQSEACNCAPFAKYWLHNGFITIDNEKMSKSAGNFFTVRDIASQFPYEVIRFFILNGHYRSPINFSRDLMEACQNGLERIKNCKKDLEYYIENCKEETAKSIENTEDIERFRNEFEEAMDDDFNTADAVTAVYELVRFINKNSKENVSKDFAEKEMDMLKTLTGILGIAENISNSENDEDVSKIEELIAKRAEAKKNKDFASADAIRDELSAMGITIKDTRQGVQWFRS is encoded by the coding sequence ATGAAAGTTTATAATACACTTACAAGAAAAAAAGAAGAGTTCATCCCCATTGAAAAAGGCAAGGTAAAAATGTATGTCTGCGGCCCTACAGTGTATGATTATATTCATATAGGCAACGCGCGCCCATACGTTACATTCGATACCGTACGCCGGTATTTGGAATATAAAGGTTTTGAAGTTACTTATATACAAAATTTTACCGACGTTGACGATAAAATAATTAAAAAAGCAAATGATGAAAATACAACTATGGAGGTCATCAGCAACAGATATATTGAAGAATGTTTTAAAGATGCCGACGGCCTTAACGTGAAAAGAGCTTCTCATCATCCTCGGGTTACCGAAGAAATGGATCATATAATAGAAATGATAGCGGAACTTATTGAAAAAGGCCATGCATATGAGGTTGACGGAACAGTATATTATGATACAAAGTCATTTCCGGAATACGGAAAATTAAGCCGCAAAAACCTTGATGAACTTATTGCCGGCGCAAGCGAGCGTGTCGAAATTGACAGCGCTAAGAAAAATCCGACGGATTTTGTGCTTTGGAAACCTTTTAAGCCGGGAGAGCCGAAATGGCAGTCGCCGTGGGGTGAAGGAAGGCCGGGATGGCATATAGAATGTTCTGTAATGGCCAAAAGGTATCTTGGGCCTACGATTGATATACATGCCGGAGGAGAGGATTTAATTTTTCCTCATCATGAAAATGAAATAGCGCAAAGCGAAGCCTGCAACTGTGCGCCTTTTGCTAAATATTGGCTTCATAACGGGTTTATAACAATAGATAATGAAAAAATGAGCAAATCGGCAGGCAACTTCTTTACAGTAAGGGATATTGCGTCACAGTTCCCTTATGAAGTAATAAGGTTCTTTATATTAAACGGACATTACAGAAGCCCCATAAATTTCAGCCGCGATTTGATGGAAGCATGCCAAAACGGCCTTGAAAGGATTAAAAACTGCAAAAAGGATCTGGAATATTACATTGAAAACTGTAAAGAAGAAACGGCTAAAAGCATAGAAAATACGGAAGATATTGAAAGATTCAGAAATGAATTTGAAGAAGCAATGGACGATGATTTTAACACTGCCGATGCAGTGACGGCCGTTTATGAACTGGTTCGTTTTATCAATAAAAACAGCAAAGAGAATGTATCGAAAGATTTTGCAGAAAAAGAAATGGATATGCTTAAAACGCTTACAGGCATTTTGGGCATAGCCGAAAATATTTCAAATTCAGAAAACGACGAGGATGTTTCAAAAATCGAAGAACTCATTGCAAAAAGGGCGGAAGCTAAGAAAAATAAGGACTTTGCATCGGCAGACGCTATCCGCGACGAACTGTCTGCAATGGGCATAACTATAAAAGACACGCGTCAGGGCGTTCAGTGGTTCAGGTCATAA
- a CDS encoding NYN domain-containing protein produces MNKNFLLVDGYNIIHAWDNLKEMSEVSLESARAKLMEIMSNYQGFKSHITVIVVFDGYLVKGNIGAVYEYDNIFAVYTKEAETADHYIEKTVNSLPRECNVRVATSDGLEQLIILGHGAVRMSAKELKNEVESVNTHMRERYIERRPPKNNLLMDNLDENTKNILEKMRRGLH; encoded by the coding sequence ATGAATAAAAATTTTCTGTTGGTTGACGGATATAATATTATACATGCATGGGATAATCTCAAAGAGATGTCGGAAGTCAGCCTTGAAAGCGCTAGGGCAAAATTAATGGAGATAATGAGCAATTATCAAGGGTTTAAAAGCCATATAACCGTTATAGTAGTTTTTGACGGTTACCTTGTTAAAGGAAATATTGGCGCTGTTTATGAATATGACAATATATTTGCAGTGTACACAAAAGAGGCTGAAACGGCGGATCACTATATTGAAAAAACAGTAAACAGCCTCCCACGCGAATGTAACGTGCGGGTGGCGACGTCAGATGGGCTCGAACAGCTTATAATTTTGGGACATGGCGCTGTCAGGATGTCTGCAAAAGAACTTAAAAACGAAGTTGAATCTGTGAATACGCATATGCGCGAAAGATATATTGAAAGAAGGCCTCCTAAAAATAACCTTTTGATGGACAATCTTGACGAAAATACTAAAAATATACTTGAAAAAATGAGGCGCGGTCTTCATTAA
- a CDS encoding putative holin-like toxin, whose translation MSTYEALMSMFTFALVLLALLSYIDNKRK comes from the coding sequence ATGAGTACATATGAGGCATTGATGTCAATGTTTACATTTGCGCTTGTTTTATTGGCTTTACTCTCTTATATAGACAATAAGAGGAAATAA
- the ispF gene encoding 2-C-methyl-D-erythritol 2,4-cyclodiphosphate synthase — protein sequence MLRIGNGYDVHKLAEGRKLIIGGVEIPYEKGLLGHSDADVLVHAVMDSLLGAAALGDIGKHFPDNSERYKDISSIFLLKNVFSLLENEGYSIINIDASIIAQEPKMAPYIEIMRKNIADALNIDMGAVNIKATTEEGLGFTGRGEGIAASAVCLIEKIK from the coding sequence ATGTTGCGTATAGGTAACGGATATGATGTGCATAAACTTGCTGAAGGAAGGAAACTTATAATAGGCGGCGTTGAAATCCCGTATGAAAAAGGGCTTTTAGGCCATTCTGATGCGGACGTCCTCGTACATGCGGTAATGGATTCCCTGCTTGGGGCTGCGGCTCTCGGCGATATTGGAAAACATTTTCCCGACAATTCAGAAAGATACAAAGATATTTCCAGCATTTTTCTTCTTAAAAATGTTTTTTCCTTGCTAGAAAATGAAGGATATAGTATAATAAATATCGATGCATCTATAATTGCCCAGGAACCTAAAATGGCGCCATATATTGAAATTATGCGGAAGAATATAGCCGACGCTTTAAATATCGATATGGGAGCGGTTAATATTAAGGCCACAACGGAAGAAGGCCTTGGGTTTACGGGAAGGGGCGAAGGAATAGCCGCATCAGCTGTTTGCCTTATCGAAAAAATCAAATAA
- a CDS encoding DUF5986 family protein, producing the protein MNVDEETDAKLEALLKDMTSLINGNIERYALILVECIRGEVKGIECVIPIAYTNPMYREDWSEYIKAEYEMPEYDVQETRPDDEAIILYTNNEDIDLSVKTEEEKQAK; encoded by the coding sequence ATAAATGTTGATGAGGAAACGGATGCAAAACTAGAGGCTTTATTAAAAGATATGACCAGTTTGATTAACGGTAATATAGAAAGATATGCATTGATTTTAGTAGAATGTATAAGAGGGGAAGTAAAAGGAATTGAGTGTGTAATTCCCATTGCATATACAAATCCGATGTATAGAGAAGATTGGAGTGAATACATCAAGGCAGAATACGAAATGCCAGAGTATGATGTTCAAGAAACTCGTCCGGACGATGAGGCCATTATATTATATACAAATAATGAGGATATAGATTTAAGTGTAAAAACAGAGGAAGAAAAACAGGCAAAGTAA
- a CDS encoding MmcQ/YjbR family DNA-binding protein, producing MKREEIYEYVKKQYGTVPEYLWKESPESAVLRHQNGKWYAVLMQVEKSRLGLEGDTKVDIIDVKCDPDMVGLLTQTYGFLSGYHMNKKYWITMLLDGTVSEAKILDFLDMSYDLIDGKI from the coding sequence TTGAAACGGGAAGAGATTTATGAATATGTAAAGAAACAATACGGAACCGTTCCGGAATATCTTTGGAAGGAATCACCGGAAAGTGCGGTGCTGCGGCATCAGAATGGAAAATGGTATGCGGTGTTAATGCAGGTTGAAAAATCCAGGCTGGGATTAGAAGGAGATACAAAAGTAGACATCATCGATGTGAAATGTGATCCGGATATGGTGGGACTGTTGACACAGACCTATGGATTTTTATCGGGGTATCATATGAATAAGAAATACTGGATCACCATGCTGTTGGACGGAACTGTAAGCGAAGCGAAAATCTTAGACTTTTTGGATATGAGTTATGATTTGATAGATGGGAAAATATAA
- a CDS encoding DUF5986 family protein — MYYNNKIPFEQDKIELVIKSFEDGEYLYIENYREHPTVTQNGKGATIWNNIYTQLASNFKIPGYQTGKISRGFWDLLYLYDEETKYLYTFMRKNNFKNLQSGRKRDKLFHYGNVLSRLNGELVGTYEIPYEQLVS, encoded by the coding sequence ATGTATTATAACAATAAAATACCATTTGAACAAGATAAAATTGAACTTGTGATTAAGTCTTTTGAAGACGGAGAATATTTATATATAGAGAATTACCGTGAACATCCGACTGTAACACAGAATGGTAAGGGTGCAACCATATGGAATAATATTTACACACAGCTTGCCAGCAATTTTAAAATTCCAGGGTATCAAACAGGGAAGATTTCAAGGGGGTTTTGGGATTTGCTTTATCTTTATGATGAAGAAACGAAATATCTTTATACTTTTATGAGAAAAAATAATTTCAAAAATCTGCAAAGCGGTCGAAAAAGAGATAAGCTGTTCCATTACGGTAATGTATTAAGTCGTTTAAATGGAGAGTTAGTAGGAACATATGAGATTCCTTATGAACAATTAGTTTCTTAG
- the rlmB gene encoding 23S rRNA (guanosine(2251)-2'-O)-methyltransferase RlmB has translation MERKKFREDGKDFNENQVEGRNAILEVLKSGRDVEKIIVAKGNVEGTIRRITAMAAERGIVVQQTDRQRLDEMSQTKNHQGVIGFVSAHQYVGIHDIIEIAKQKGEEPFIIILDGITDPHNLGAILRTADASGAHGVIIPKRRAVGLTATVSKTSAGAIEYVPVAKAVNLSSAIEELKKEGLWIACADMEGREYFDSDLKGSLALVIGSEGDGVSRLVRENCDFSVSIPMKGKISSLNASVAAALLMYEVVRQRRG, from the coding sequence TTGGAAAGAAAAAAATTTAGGGAAGACGGAAAAGACTTTAACGAAAATCAGGTTGAAGGAAGAAACGCCATACTTGAAGTTTTAAAAAGCGGCAGGGATGTTGAAAAAATAATTGTTGCAAAAGGCAATGTCGAAGGCACGATCAGAAGGATTACAGCCATGGCGGCCGAAAGAGGAATTGTCGTTCAGCAAACTGACAGGCAAAGGCTTGATGAAATGAGCCAGACTAAAAACCATCAGGGCGTTATAGGTTTTGTATCGGCGCATCAATATGTCGGCATACATGATATAATTGAAATTGCAAAGCAAAAAGGCGAAGAGCCTTTTATAATAATTCTTGACGGTATAACCGATCCGCATAACCTCGGCGCAATATTAAGAACTGCCGACGCAAGCGGAGCACATGGCGTGATAATACCGAAAAGACGCGCCGTAGGCTTAACTGCAACGGTTTCAAAAACGTCAGCCGGAGCAATAGAATATGTTCCGGTTGCAAAGGCGGTTAATCTTTCAAGCGCTATAGAAGAACTTAAAAAAGAAGGGCTATGGATCGCCTGCGCGGACATGGAAGGCAGGGAATATTTTGATTCGGATTTAAAAGGTTCTTTAGCGCTTGTTATAGGCAGTGAAGGCGACGGCGTAAGCAGGCTTGTAAGAGAAAACTGCGATTTTTCCGTATCAATACCAATGAAAGGGAAAATTTCTTCTCTTAACGCGTCGGTTGCCGCCGCGCTTTTAATGTATGAAGTGGTAAGGCAGCGCAGGGGATAA
- a CDS encoding phage tail tube protein, which translates to MANIMKAKDAVAASLAECYVTIDGNRYNFMHAINLEAAVEKTKTEVPILGKTGKGNKASGWKGTGSATFHYNTSVFRELLTKYKNSGEDTYFDIMVTNEDKTSAVGRQTVILKDCNVDGGVLAKFDTEAEYLDEEMDFTFEDWEIPEKFTPLEGM; encoded by the coding sequence ATGGCAAATATAATGAAAGCGAAAGACGCCGTCGCCGCGTCGCTTGCGGAATGTTATGTTACCATAGACGGCAACAGATACAATTTTATGCATGCGATAAATCTTGAAGCGGCAGTCGAAAAAACAAAGACGGAAGTGCCCATACTGGGCAAAACGGGGAAAGGAAACAAAGCCAGCGGCTGGAAAGGCACGGGAAGCGCAACGTTCCATTACAATACCTCGGTTTTCAGGGAGCTTCTTACCAAATATAAAAACAGCGGCGAGGACACATACTTTGATATAATGGTTACGAACGAAGACAAAACCTCGGCAGTCGGAAGGCAGACCGTTATATTAAAGGACTGCAATGTAGACGGCGGCGTGCTTGCGAAATTTGATACCGAGGCTGAATACCTCGACGAGGAAATGGACTTTACCTTTGAAGACTGGGAGATACCGGAGAAGTTTACGCCGCTTGAGGGAATGTAA